A DNA window from Halorubrum sp. DM2 contains the following coding sequences:
- a CDS encoding glutaredoxin: MSVRLYALDGCPFCEKAADALDDAGVDYETEWVEALHSERNGVKRVSGQRGVPVLVDDERGVTMAESANIVEYVERTLA, encoded by the coding sequence ATGAGCGTTCGACTGTACGCCCTCGACGGGTGTCCGTTCTGCGAGAAGGCGGCCGACGCGTTGGACGACGCCGGCGTCGACTACGAGACCGAGTGGGTCGAGGCGCTCCACTCCGAGCGGAACGGGGTCAAGCGGGTCAGCGGCCAGCGCGGGGTCCCCGTCCTCGTCGACGACGAGCGCGGCGTGACGATGGCCGAGAGCGCGAACATCGTCGAGTACGTCGAGAGGACCCTCGCATGA
- a CDS encoding amidohydrolase family protein, whose amino-acid sequence METITGTVLAGTSLEPVRGRVVVEDGRIEAVEETDIESTDIVIPAFVNAHTHLGDSVAKEAAVGLSLDEAVAPPDSLKHRRLAAADRAELVSAMRRTLRFMRRTGTVSCLDFRESGPEGARALREAAADADVDPFIFGSGDASVLDVADGYGASGANDDGFAAERAACEERGRPFAIHAGEPDATDIHPALDLDPDLLVHMVHAEREHLERVADESVPVAVCPRANAVLDVGTPPVRDLLDHTTVALGTDNVMLNPPSMFREMASAAKRFDVSAREVLRMATAAGAEIADLDCGVIAPGRRAALVVLDGDSDNLSGSVDPVRAVVRRATPLDVERVVV is encoded by the coding sequence ATGGAGACGATCACTGGGACCGTCCTCGCCGGGACGTCCCTCGAACCCGTCCGTGGGCGCGTCGTCGTCGAGGACGGTCGGATCGAGGCGGTCGAGGAGACGGACATCGAGTCGACGGACATCGTGATACCGGCGTTCGTCAACGCGCACACCCATCTCGGGGACTCCGTGGCGAAGGAGGCGGCCGTCGGTCTCTCGCTCGACGAGGCCGTCGCGCCGCCGGACAGCCTGAAACACCGGCGGCTCGCGGCCGCGGACCGCGCGGAGCTCGTGTCGGCGATGCGGCGGACGCTCCGGTTCATGCGGCGGACCGGGACCGTCTCGTGTCTCGACTTCCGCGAGTCGGGACCCGAGGGGGCGCGAGCGCTCCGCGAGGCAGCGGCGGACGCCGACGTCGACCCGTTCATCTTCGGGAGCGGCGACGCGTCCGTGCTGGACGTCGCCGACGGTTACGGTGCCTCCGGCGCGAACGACGACGGGTTCGCCGCGGAGCGCGCCGCCTGCGAGGAGCGCGGCCGCCCCTTCGCGATCCACGCCGGCGAGCCGGACGCAACCGACATCCACCCGGCGCTCGACCTGGATCCGGACCTCCTCGTCCACATGGTCCACGCCGAGCGCGAACACCTCGAACGGGTCGCGGACGAGTCCGTGCCGGTCGCGGTGTGTCCGCGCGCGAACGCCGTCCTCGACGTCGGCACGCCGCCGGTGCGCGACCTGCTCGACCACACGACGGTCGCGCTCGGGACGGACAACGTCATGTTGAACCCGCCGTCGATGTTCCGGGAGATGGCGTCCGCGGCGAAGCGGTTCGACGTGAGCGCCCGCGAGGTGTTGCGGATGGCCACCGCCGCCGGGGCCGAGATCGCCGACCTCGACTGCGGCGTCATCGCCCCCGGTCGGCGGGCGGCGCTCGTCGTCCTCGACGGCGACTCGGACAACCTGTCCGGCTCGGTCGACCCGGTCCGCGCGGTCGTCCGGCGCGCGACCCCGCTCGACGTCGAGCGCGTCGTGGTCTGA
- a CDS encoding cob(I)yrinic acid a,c-diamide adenosyltransferase: MSIYTGRGDEGETDLRDMSRVSKSSYRIEAYGSVDEANALLGTIRPTGHDDVDDLLETVQNHLHVVQADLANPDPDPDDPQVESRHTERLEDRIDAFDEELEPLTSFILPGGGEAGAALHHARAVVRRAERRVVDLARSEPINEAVVTYLNRLSDLLFTLGRVVNARDGEPEESPSY, from the coding sequence ATGAGCATCTACACCGGCCGCGGCGACGAGGGTGAGACCGACCTCCGGGACATGAGCCGGGTGTCGAAGTCGAGCTACCGCATCGAGGCGTACGGCTCCGTCGACGAGGCGAACGCGCTGCTCGGGACGATCCGCCCCACCGGCCACGACGACGTGGACGACCTGCTGGAGACGGTCCAGAACCACCTCCACGTCGTCCAGGCCGACCTCGCGAACCCCGATCCCGACCCGGACGACCCGCAGGTCGAGAGCCGCCACACCGAACGGCTGGAGGACCGCATCGACGCGTTCGACGAGGAACTGGAGCCGCTGACGTCGTTCATCCTCCCGGGCGGCGGCGAGGCCGGGGCGGCGCTCCATCACGCGCGAGCCGTGGTGCGGCGGGCGGAGCGCCGCGTCGTCGACCTCGCGCGCTCGGAGCCGATAAACGAGGCGGTCGTCACCTACCTCAACCGGCTCTCGGACCTCCTTTTCACCCTCGGCCGCGTCGTCAACGCGCGCGACGGCGAGCCGGAGGAGTCGCCCTCGTACTGA
- a CDS encoding thioesterase family protein, giving the protein MAPYTVDIDVRFRDIDALGHVNNAVYATYIEQARTRYFREVLDIDISQSSNVLASISIDFRRPVELSDDRVTVTVDLAELGRSSVTMAHEVRVGDAVVAEAEATIVSLDPDTGKPTPIPEDHRAAMESYHDV; this is encoded by the coding sequence ATGGCACCCTACACCGTGGACATCGACGTTCGGTTCCGCGACATCGACGCGTTAGGCCACGTCAACAACGCCGTCTACGCGACGTACATCGAGCAGGCGCGGACGCGGTACTTCCGCGAGGTTCTCGACATCGACATCTCCCAGTCGTCGAACGTGCTGGCGTCGATCTCGATCGACTTCCGCCGCCCCGTCGAACTGTCCGACGACCGGGTCACCGTCACCGTCGATCTGGCGGAGCTGGGCCGATCGAGCGTGACGATGGCCCACGAGGTCCGGGTCGGCGACGCCGTCGTCGCGGAGGCGGAGGCGACGATCGTCTCGCTGGACCCCGACACCGGCAAGCCGACGCCGATCCCGGAGGACCACCGGGCCGCGATGGAGTCGTACCACGACGTCTGA
- a CDS encoding Lrp/AsnC family transcriptional regulator has protein sequence MDNGSIDDVDRAILYALQEDARNTSSGDIAERTGTSDSTVRKRIGRLESDGVIKGYSASVDYQRSGYPLRMLLYCTASIPERGERIPEILDIDGVVSVQELVTGEENLLVTVVGESDNDITPVAQELLDMGVTVADEVLVRTHETTPFGRFDAGRDDDADG, from the coding sequence ATGGACAACGGATCGATCGACGACGTCGACAGGGCGATCCTGTACGCGCTACAGGAGGACGCCCGGAACACGTCGTCCGGGGACATCGCGGAGCGGACCGGGACCTCCGACAGCACCGTCCGCAAGCGCATCGGACGCCTCGAATCGGACGGCGTGATCAAGGGGTACAGCGCCAGCGTCGACTACCAGCGGTCGGGGTACCCGCTCCGGATGCTGCTCTACTGTACCGCGTCGATTCCGGAGCGCGGCGAGCGCATCCCGGAGATCCTCGACATCGACGGCGTCGTGTCGGTCCAAGAGCTCGTGACCGGCGAGGAGAACCTCCTCGTGACGGTCGTCGGCGAGTCGGACAACGACATCACGCCCGTGGCGCAGGAGCTCCTCGACATGGGCGTCACCGTCGCCGACGAGGTGCTCGTGCGGACCCACGAGACGACCCCGTTCGGCAGGTTCGATGCCGGACGGGACGACGACGCGGACGGCTGA